The following coding sequences lie in one Candidatus Nitrospira allomarina genomic window:
- a CDS encoding LTA synthase family protein, with amino-acid sequence MNRFLCPHNRFRLFKYPRSLAYLLGCWWVILVGIQQAERWFLFPHVIAKEPPTISLLGKTLLVGALSDGVTASAGILLAMILALAGIPVGVFLERPPGLKRLISVYRRTLQWALILIGVLFLMSVMVDISYYRLFHHHLDFPFFEYVDEAFQASRHHTESQGSNQTIAELAEAGNWLRYLITYFMLLALTILTGVWGMNRLWSHSIFAYAHTTHFQFRAILFAVPFALGAAAWSPLLPEALTLQIESTAYHSLAQNPILSASRPLQEYIRSKGMWAPAQLSRPMSAHKALTVTHQILAPSARWPSLQYPLIKEQSTIPSFMLPSRVNILVLLVEGLDRRYLGKILSLSNPAEKGTNLPSRISLTPFLDSLRQDSVYFEHFFSNGVQTTRGLLATLCSVFPRQGTAVIKTRNTHEYLCFPSVLKKAGYRTEMMMGIDSDIPGSRAFLARNGFEQISGGQDFPAGLKRMGIGLTDGALLDVLYQRIAELQQQPAPYFLAALTTGTHHPFTIPLRHPEVRALTDQPDPYLAALRHFDLEFSRVFTHLKRDGLLTNTILFVLGDHGRHESVGFTEGERVAGHFSTPLFIWMDEALRTQLQIMPHTVTTVGSQVDIAPTILSLTGLTPNRTPFMGRDLTCLLIRNCLSDNLAYLSNMYDDAIGIADHQGIWWYAFDTGLLNHTDLDLQTPVTHPSLDEMDAAHAYRSMIGLYLTANTLIEHNRIWSWGKFNSSFTPPGALIAESTTRIPDLTRGEPHSLQSE; translated from the coding sequence ATGAATCGTTTTCTTTGCCCACATAACCGTTTCCGGCTTTTCAAGTATCCCCGGTCGCTCGCTTATCTATTGGGCTGCTGGTGGGTGATTCTTGTCGGCATCCAACAAGCCGAACGCTGGTTTCTCTTTCCTCACGTCATTGCCAAAGAACCACCGACCATCAGTCTCTTGGGCAAGACTCTCCTCGTGGGAGCCCTCAGTGACGGCGTGACAGCAAGTGCGGGAATCCTTCTGGCTATGATCCTCGCCCTGGCTGGCATACCGGTAGGCGTGTTTCTGGAAAGACCTCCTGGCTTGAAACGTTTGATCTCCGTCTATCGACGGACCCTTCAGTGGGCTCTCATACTGATAGGTGTACTGTTCTTGATGAGCGTTATGGTGGACATTTCATACTATCGTCTGTTTCACCATCACCTGGATTTTCCATTCTTTGAATACGTGGATGAAGCCTTCCAAGCCAGCCGCCATCACACGGAATCTCAGGGCTCCAACCAAACCATCGCAGAATTGGCTGAAGCCGGGAATTGGCTCAGGTATCTCATCACATATTTCATGCTCCTCGCTTTGACCATTCTGACAGGAGTCTGGGGCATGAATCGCCTCTGGTCTCATTCGATATTCGCCTACGCACACACCACTCACTTTCAGTTCCGGGCAATCCTGTTTGCCGTTCCATTTGCCCTTGGAGCTGCCGCATGGAGTCCCTTGCTTCCAGAGGCCTTGACCCTGCAAATTGAAAGTACGGCCTATCATAGCTTAGCTCAAAATCCAATCCTTTCTGCCTCTCGCCCGCTTCAAGAGTACATCCGATCCAAAGGAATGTGGGCACCGGCGCAGCTTTCCCGACCCATGAGTGCGCACAAGGCATTAACCGTCACCCATCAGATTCTCGCTCCATCGGCACGATGGCCATCCCTTCAATATCCCCTGATCAAAGAACAATCTACCATCCCGTCATTCATGCTTCCCTCACGAGTGAATATCCTCGTACTGTTGGTGGAAGGCCTGGATCGACGTTATCTTGGAAAAATCCTATCCCTTTCGAATCCGGCAGAGAAGGGGACGAACCTTCCCTCAAGAATCTCTCTCACTCCCTTTCTTGATTCCCTGCGGCAAGACAGTGTGTACTTTGAACATTTTTTCAGCAATGGGGTGCAAACCACCAGGGGCCTCCTGGCCACCCTATGCTCAGTGTTTCCGAGGCAGGGAACCGCCGTCATCAAGACTCGCAACACGCATGAGTATCTTTGCTTTCCCTCTGTGTTAAAGAAGGCCGGGTATCGGACAGAAATGATGATGGGCATCGATAGCGATATTCCAGGTTCACGTGCATTTTTAGCCAGAAATGGATTCGAGCAGATCTCCGGTGGTCAGGACTTTCCCGCGGGGCTGAAGCGAATGGGCATTGGCCTCACGGACGGCGCATTGCTTGATGTCCTGTACCAACGAATCGCCGAATTGCAGCAGCAGCCAGCCCCCTATTTCCTTGCTGCCCTCACAACCGGGACTCATCATCCTTTTACGATTCCCTTGCGGCACCCTGAAGTTCGGGCATTAACAGATCAGCCCGATCCCTATCTGGCGGCTCTTCGGCATTTTGATCTTGAATTTTCGCGGGTGTTTACCCATCTCAAACGTGACGGACTGTTGACCAACACCATACTTTTCGTCCTGGGAGACCATGGCCGACATGAATCTGTAGGCTTCACGGAAGGCGAACGCGTGGCAGGACATTTTTCGACCCCTCTGTTCATCTGGATGGATGAGGCACTCAGAACACAACTCCAGATCATGCCCCACACCGTGACAACCGTTGGTAGTCAGGTAGATATCGCACCGACGATATTGTCCCTCACTGGTCTGACCCCGAACCGCACCCCTTTTATGGGAAGGGATTTAACTTGCCTCCTTATCAGGAACTGTTTGTCGGATAACCTGGCGTACCTCAGCAATATGTATGATGATGCGATTGGAATAGCCGATCATCAAGGGATCTGGTGGTATGCATTTGATACGGGATTGCTCAACCATACCGATCTGGATCTGCAGACACCTGTCACGCACCCCTCCCTTGATGAAATGGATGCGGCGCACGCTTACCGTTCCATGATCGGTCTCTACCTCACCGCCAATACTCTCATCGAACACAATCGGATCTGGTCGTGGGGGAAATTCAACTCATCCTTCACCCCACCCGGAGCCTTGATTGCCGAATCTACAACTCGCATCCCTGATTTGACTCGTGGTGAACCCCATTCTCTTCAATCTGAATGA
- a CDS encoding BamA/TamA family outer membrane protein: MRRQFSGSFNKIVTFVIFVMCGAGVYPETSLGQNAPDPDRASQKRQERFKHDPDFPVQGTEGQRGEAKQEKAKEEAIRSLATKGKFTVFPVPAFAYSRNEGAYYGFLVPMLRSNANGHLEDIIAPQYLHNKYIGETLTLNYYGYPSDTTQYSAILSYSTKVQRDIDLSYKNVGAGGGRYILAGRASWFKNPFRRFFGIGSQTNESDETSYTSKEILVDLTAGIHLAQDIALMWSERYHQVRVDDGIINTLPDIQEDFPNSNGIGGADILGHKLTFRYDTRDRQLISTQGTYLNVSVEWNQNFKQQPVTDWWRTTIDARHLVPHFHNRLVFVSHLYADTVNGGTPPFYERPTLGGEDSLRAFGRSRFIDSTALVINLEERVLIRQQKIFGYLLDFQVAPFIDIGRVGSHFISNTILHPQVNPGIGFRFLARPHIVGRVDVAYGKDGVNVYAGLDYPF, from the coding sequence ATGCGCCGACAATTTTCCGGGTCTTTCAACAAGATCGTTACCTTCGTGATTTTTGTGATGTGCGGAGCGGGTGTTTACCCAGAAACCTCCCTGGGGCAAAACGCTCCTGATCCCGACCGGGCCTCTCAAAAGCGGCAGGAACGATTCAAGCACGACCCGGATTTTCCCGTACAGGGTACGGAAGGACAAAGAGGGGAAGCGAAACAGGAAAAAGCCAAAGAGGAAGCGATCAGGTCTCTTGCGACCAAGGGAAAATTTACGGTGTTTCCCGTCCCGGCTTTCGCCTACAGCCGCAATGAAGGGGCCTATTACGGATTTCTCGTCCCGATGCTCCGATCAAATGCGAACGGCCATTTAGAAGACATTATTGCTCCCCAATATTTGCATAATAAGTATATCGGTGAAACATTGACCTTGAACTACTATGGATATCCTTCTGATACCACGCAATACAGTGCGATCCTGTCCTACTCCACCAAAGTTCAGCGTGATATCGATCTGTCTTACAAAAATGTTGGGGCAGGAGGGGGGCGTTATATCCTGGCGGGACGGGCCTCCTGGTTTAAAAATCCCTTCAGACGATTTTTCGGAATCGGAAGTCAAACGAATGAATCCGATGAAACCTCTTATACGTCAAAGGAAATTCTGGTGGATCTCACTGCCGGGATCCATTTGGCTCAGGATATCGCCCTAATGTGGAGTGAGCGGTACCACCAGGTACGCGTCGACGACGGAATCATCAATACGCTGCCAGACATTCAAGAGGATTTCCCAAACAGTAACGGCATTGGCGGAGCAGATATTCTGGGACATAAACTGACTTTTCGTTATGACACAAGGGACCGCCAATTAATCTCCACGCAGGGAACCTATTTGAACGTGTCCGTCGAATGGAATCAGAATTTCAAACAACAACCTGTGACGGACTGGTGGCGAACCACCATTGATGCCCGCCATCTTGTCCCACATTTCCATAACCGTCTGGTTTTTGTATCCCATTTGTACGCAGACACTGTTAATGGGGGAACACCGCCCTTTTATGAACGCCCAACCTTGGGAGGAGAGGATTCCCTTCGAGCCTTCGGAAGGAGCCGATTCATCGATTCCACCGCCCTGGTAATCAATCTGGAGGAACGGGTGCTGATTCGACAACAAAAAATCTTCGGATATCTTCTGGACTTCCAAGTTGCGCCATTCATCGATATCGGTCGAGTAGGATCCCATTTTATCAGCAACACCATCCTCCATCCTCAGGTCAATCCTGGGATAGGATTCCGATTCCTAGCCCGCCCCCATATCGTGGGTCGGGTTGATGTGGCGTATGGGAAGGATGGAGTCAATGTGTATGCCGGATTGGATTATCCCTTTTAA